One part of the Zymomonas mobilis subsp. pomaceae ATCC 29192 genome encodes these proteins:
- the uvrB gene encoding excinuclease ABC subunit UvrB, translated as MTIEIRTTLDEPENRPDFVPHRPARPEKTEPSKPFHLVSPYDAAGDQPEAISELCRDINAHERDQVLLGVTGSGKTFTMAKVIEKLQRPSLILAPNKILAAQLYGEFKRFFPENAVEFFVSYYDYYQPEAYVPRTDTYIEKDSAINEAIDRMRHAATRSLLERDDVIIVASVSCLYGIGSVDTYSSMTFRLFKGQIVDQREIIRRLVALQYKRNDLAFGRGSFRVSGDTLEIFPSHYEDMAWRISFFGDEIEEISEFDPLTGAKIAKLDQIKIYANSHYVTPEPTLKAANNAIRRELDNRLHEFQAEGKLLEAQRLEQRTEFDLEMMAATGACSGIENYSRFLTGRAPGEPPPTLFEYLPDNALLFVDESHQTVPQINGMARGDFRRKTTLADYGFRLPSCIDNRPLRFEEWNAMRPQTIYVSATPGPWELEQTGGVFVEQVIRPTGLIDPVIEVRPIEEQVDDLINEAKKTAEKGWRSLVTTLTKRMAEDLTEYMHEAGLKVRYMHSDVETIERIELIRDLRLGVYDVLIGINLLREGLDIPECGLVAVLDADKEGFLRSATSLIQTIGRAARNSEGRVILYGDKITGSMERAIAETERRREKQIAWNVSHNITPTTVQRQVDDIVGHFGIVEETNVAEENTLLDTQQIEVRIAEIEKQMLEAAADLEFEKAAELRDVLRQLKRQQLGLPSEKASEKQGRSEAGRPGTRKTRSDKAKETKAAKQAKQYAGKKVLRSRGH; from the coding sequence ATGACCATAGAGATTCGCACCACCCTTGATGAACCAGAAAATCGGCCCGATTTTGTGCCGCATCGGCCAGCGCGTCCTGAAAAAACGGAACCTTCTAAACCATTTCATTTGGTTTCGCCTTATGATGCGGCAGGTGATCAACCCGAAGCTATCTCGGAATTATGTCGCGATATTAATGCCCATGAACGGGATCAGGTTTTATTAGGGGTAACGGGTTCTGGTAAGACTTTCACCATGGCGAAAGTCATTGAAAAATTGCAGCGTCCAAGTTTAATATTAGCGCCTAATAAAATTCTGGCAGCCCAACTCTATGGGGAATTTAAGCGATTTTTCCCCGAAAATGCCGTTGAGTTTTTTGTTAGCTATTATGACTATTATCAGCCCGAGGCTTACGTCCCGCGCACAGATACTTACATTGAAAAAGATAGCGCGATTAATGAAGCCATAGATAGAATGCGCCATGCGGCGACCCGTTCGCTATTAGAACGGGATGACGTGATTATCGTGGCCTCGGTTTCTTGCCTGTATGGTATTGGTTCCGTTGATACGTATTCATCTATGACTTTTCGCTTATTTAAAGGGCAGATCGTCGATCAGCGTGAAATTATCCGTCGGTTGGTGGCCTTGCAGTACAAGCGTAATGATCTTGCCTTTGGGAGAGGGTCTTTTCGTGTAAGCGGTGATACGCTGGAAATATTTCCGTCACATTATGAAGATATGGCATGGCGAATTAGTTTTTTTGGAGATGAAATTGAAGAAATTTCCGAATTTGATCCATTAACGGGTGCCAAAATTGCCAAACTGGATCAGATTAAAATTTATGCCAATTCTCATTATGTGACCCCTGAACCGACATTAAAGGCAGCCAATAATGCGATCCGTCGAGAATTGGATAATCGTTTGCACGAATTTCAAGCGGAAGGTAAGTTATTAGAAGCCCAAAGATTAGAGCAGCGCACCGAATTCGATCTTGAGATGATGGCGGCCACAGGGGCTTGCTCTGGCATTGAAAATTATTCCCGCTTTCTTACCGGACGTGCGCCGGGTGAACCCCCTCCGACTTTATTTGAATATCTTCCTGATAATGCTTTGTTATTTGTGGATGAAAGTCACCAAACTGTCCCGCAGATCAATGGGATGGCGCGGGGAGACTTTCGCCGTAAGACCACTTTGGCTGATTATGGCTTTCGTCTGCCTTCCTGTATCGATAACCGTCCACTCCGTTTCGAAGAGTGGAATGCCATGCGTCCTCAGACCATCTATGTTTCAGCAACACCCGGTCCATGGGAGTTAGAACAAACGGGTGGTGTCTTTGTCGAACAAGTTATTCGTCCCACAGGTCTTATTGACCCTGTGATTGAAGTGCGTCCCATTGAAGAGCAAGTCGATGATTTGATCAATGAAGCTAAAAAAACAGCAGAAAAAGGATGGCGCTCTTTAGTAACGACATTAACCAAAAGAATGGCTGAAGATTTGACGGAGTATATGCATGAAGCAGGTTTAAAAGTGCGTTATATGCATTCTGACGTTGAAACAATTGAGCGTATCGAGCTTATCCGCGATCTGAGATTAGGCGTTTATGACGTTTTAATCGGTATTAATCTGTTGCGTGAAGGTTTGGATATTCCCGAATGTGGGTTGGTCGCGGTATTGGATGCCGATAAAGAAGGTTTTTTACGCTCTGCAACATCTTTAATCCAGACTATTGGAAGAGCTGCTCGTAATTCAGAAGGTCGTGTTATCCTTTATGGTGACAAGATTACAGGTTCGATGGAACGCGCTATTGCAGAAACAGAGCGACGCCGTGAAAAACAGATCGCATGGAATGTTAGCCATAATATTACCCCTACGACAGTACAGCGTCAGGTCGACGATATTGTAGGTCATTTTGGGATAGTAGAAGAGACCAATGTGGCTGAAGAAAATACCCTGTTGGATACTCAACAAATTGAAGTCCGTATCGCCGAGATTGAAAAGCAGATGTTAGAAGCCGCTGCTGATCTTGAATTTGAGAAGGCCGCTGAATTAAGGGATGTGTTAAGACAATTAAAACGCCAACAATTAGGCTTACCTTCTGAAAAGGCTTCCGAGAAGCAAGGCCGATCTGAAGCGGGTCGCCCTGGAACACGTAAAACGCGAAGTGATAAAGCGAAAGAGACTAAGGCGGCGAAACAAGCCAAGCAATATGCAGGTAAAAAAGTCTTGCGTTCCAGAGGTCATTGA
- the rodA gene encoding rod shape-determining protein RodA: MLSMVPTPLRQLPWGLLLLVIAIGSFGLVILYSAGGGMHPWALNQGLRFIFFIFVSVAISRIDQDFLKKTAWPLYGGLLLLLIAVELFGFVGGGSRRWLNLGILTLQPSELMKLAIILAIARFYDLLPAGETRSFSAMWPAAVLVLVPAFLVAIQPDLGTALMIIGGGLIVTFLAGLPLWLFIGGGAAIAALAPFAFFFLLHDYQRNRVLIFLTPESDPLGRGYHISQSKIAIGSGGVFGKGFLNGTQSHLDYLPERHTDFVFATMAEEWGLIGGLFIIVSFMLIINWGMRVAFNAPSRFAKLTAAGLSTTIFFYVAINLAMVMGLAPVVGIPLPLVSNGGSAMMTVMICLGLLMAIDRWTRFPKRGF, from the coding sequence ATGTTGTCTATGGTACCAACCCCATTACGCCAATTGCCTTGGGGATTACTTTTGCTGGTCATAGCGATCGGTAGTTTTGGTCTGGTTATTCTTTATTCTGCGGGGGGTGGAATGCATCCATGGGCTCTTAATCAGGGGCTCAGGTTCATTTTTTTTATTTTTGTTTCAGTAGCTATTAGCCGAATTGATCAAGATTTTTTAAAAAAAACAGCATGGCCTCTGTATGGGGGGTTGCTTCTTTTATTAATTGCTGTCGAATTATTTGGTTTTGTGGGCGGCGGAAGCCGACGTTGGCTTAATCTCGGTATCTTGACGCTTCAACCTTCAGAATTAATGAAGCTCGCCATTATTTTAGCTATTGCCCGTTTTTATGATTTACTACCCGCGGGTGAAACAAGAAGTTTTTCGGCGATGTGGCCTGCTGCTGTACTTGTGTTAGTGCCCGCTTTTTTAGTGGCTATTCAACCGGATTTGGGAACCGCTTTGATGATTATTGGCGGGGGGCTTATTGTCACTTTTTTGGCGGGGCTCCCTCTTTGGTTATTTATTGGAGGTGGGGCAGCTATTGCTGCGTTGGCCCCTTTTGCCTTCTTTTTTTTGCTTCATGATTATCAGCGTAATCGGGTGTTAATTTTTTTAACCCCTGAAAGTGATCCTTTGGGGCGAGGGTATCATATAAGCCAATCTAAAATTGCAATTGGATCGGGTGGGGTTTTTGGCAAGGGTTTTCTTAATGGTACACAAAGCCATCTCGATTATTTACCAGAACGTCATACCGATTTTGTCTTCGCTACAATGGCAGAAGAATGGGGATTAATTGGTGGGTTGTTTATTATTGTAAGTTTTATGCTGATCATTAACTGGGGGATGCGGGTTGCTTTTAATGCGCCTTCACGATTTGCCAAGCTGACGGCAGCCGGTCTATCGACTACCATTTTTTTCTATGTTGCGATTAATCTGGCCATGGTGATGGGCTTGGCACCTGTGGTCGGTATTCCGCTGCCTTTGGTCTCTAATGGCGGCTCTGCTATGATGACCGTTATGATTTGTTTGGGATTATTAATGGCGATTGATCGCTGGACGCGCTTCCCTAAAAGAGGTTTTTAA